In Brassica rapa cultivar Chiifu-401-42 chromosome A06, CAAS_Brap_v3.01, whole genome shotgun sequence, a single window of DNA contains:
- the LOC103827899 gene encoding epithiospecifier protein yields MAPTLQGEWIKVQQKGGEGPGARSSHGIAVVGDKLYSFGGERTPNISIDKHLYVFDFNTHTWSIAPANGQAPNVQALGTRMVAVGTMLYLFGGRDEKKQFDDFYSYDTVKQEWKFITKLDEEGGPEARTYHSMASDENHVYVFGGVSKGGTNKTPFRFRTIEAYNIADGKWAQLPDPGEQFPRFERRGGAGFIVVEGKIWVVYGFATSPDPNGKNDYESDLVHYFDPATQKWTEVETKGEKPSPRSVFAHAAVGKYIIIFGGEVWPDPNGHLGPGTLTNEGYALNTETLVWEKFGGGAEPGELGWPAYTTATVYGKQGLLMHGGKRPTNKRTDEMYFYAVHSA; encoded by the exons ATGGCTCCCACATTGCAAGGCGAGTGGATCAAG GTGCAGCAGAAAGGAGGAGAGGGACCTGGAGCAAGAAGCTCACACGGCATAGCCGTGGTCGGAGACAAGCTCTACTCTTTCGGTGGCGAGCGTACTCCAAACATTTCCATCGACAAACACCTTTACGTCTTTGACTTCAACACTCACACATGGTCAATCGCCCCGGCCAACGGACAAGCCCCTAACGTCCAGGCTCTGGGCACCCGCATGGTGGCCGTGGGAACTATGCTCTATCTATTCGGAGGCCGTGATGAGAAGAAACAGTTCGACGACTTTTACTCGTACGATACGGTGAAACAGGAGTGGAAGTTCATCACCAAGCTCGATGAAGAGGGAGGACCCGAGGCTCGTACTTACCACTCGATGGCTTCGGATGAAAACCACGTGTATGTTTTCGGTGGGGTGAGCAAAGGCGGGACCAACAAGACCCCCTTCAGGTTCAGGACCATCGAGGCGTATAACATTGCTGATGGGAAGTGGGCTCAGCTACCTGATCCTGGGGAGCAGTTCCCTAGGTTCGAGAGAAGAGGAGGAGCTGGATTCATTGTGGTGGAAGGAAAGATTTGGGTGGTTTACGGGTTTGCAACTTCGCCTGATCCTAATGGAAAAAACGACTATGAGTCTGATCTTGTGCACTACTTTGATCCTGCTACTCAAAAGTGGACCGAAGTGGAGACTAAAGGAGAGAAACCTTCTCCGAGGAGCGTGTTTGCGCATGCGGCAGTAGGGAAATACATAATAATATTTGGAGGTGAGGTCTGGCCGGACCCAAACGGACATTTGGGTCCTGGAACATTGACCAATGAGGGTTACGCGTTGAACACCGAGACTCTGGTGTGGGAGAAGTTTGGAGGAGGAGCTGAGCCGGGTGAACTCGGTTGGCCTGCCTACACGACTGCTACCGTCTATGGAAAGCAAGGCCTCCTCATGCATGGAGGGAAGCGTCCAACCAACAAACGTACCGATGAAATGTACTTCTACGCAGTCCATTCCGCCTAA
- the LOC103827898 gene encoding probable calcium-binding protein CML43 translates to MEITINEKKIFSRQSSSFRLRSPSLNALRLQRIFDLFDKNSDGFITVEELSQALSRLGLDADISDLKPTIESYIKPDETGLRFEDFAALHRTLDESFFAGDCECDGSQESDLEEAFKVFDQDGDGFISAVELQNVLKKLGLPEAGEIEQVEKMIVSVDSNHDGRVDFFEFKNMMQTVLVPSS, encoded by the coding sequence ATGGAGATCACCATTAACGAGAAGAAGATATTCTCGAGACAATCTTCTTCATTCAGACTACGAAGTCCGAGTCTAAACGCTCTCCGTCTCCAACGTATCTTCGACCTATTCGACAAAAACAGCGACGGATTCATCACCGTAGAAGAACTGAGTCAAGCCCTCTCACGACTTGGTCTCGACGCGGATATCTCGGACCTCAAACCAACCATCGAATCTTACATCAAACCGGACGAAACCGGACTCCGGTTCGAAGACTTCGCAGCACTCCACAGAACACTAGACGAGTCCTTCTTTGCAGGAGACTGCGAGTGCGACGGATCTCAAGAATCAGATCTAGAAGAAGCCTTCAAAGTGTTTGACCAAGACGGTGACGGGTTTATCTCCGCCGTGGAGTTGCAAAATGTTTTGAAGAAGCTAGGGCTTCCTGAAGCAGGAGAGATCGAACAAGTGGAGAAGATGATTGTCTCCGTTGATAGCAATCACGATGGTCGCGTTGACTTTTTTGAATTCAAGAACATGATGCAAACTGTTCTTGTCCCTTCCTCTTGA
- the LOC103827900 gene encoding alpha N-terminal protein methyltransferase 1: MTFSLYGPFVLGHLHCNLQNDISPPVDDDVCFALHRKYQLRRSVLAQSLDPMEVCGVDSEGKEFNSAQEMWREEIGEEGDETKKTQWYRDGVSYWEGVEASVDGVLGGYGHVNDADIIGSEVFLKTLLQERLVNGETNQHLVALDCGSGVGRITKNLLIRYLNEVDLVEPVAQFLDAARENLASTGSETHKAANFFCVPLQEFTPADQRYDVIWVQWCIGHLTDDDFVSFFNRAKGCLKPGGFFVVKENLAKQGFVLDKEDRSITRSDPYFKQLFRRCGLHLYQTKDQKGLPKELFAVKMYALTVDTPPKVHRTRSKTSSNRPQIIK, translated from the exons ATGACATTTTCTCTTTACGGCCCATTCGTATTGGGTCACCTCCACTGCAACCTCCAAAACGATATCTCGCCGCCTGTCGACGACGACGTCTGCTTTGCTTTGCACCGTAAGTATCAACTTAGAAGAAGCGTTTTAGCTCAATCCTTAGATCCGATGGAGGTTTGTGGCGTAGATTCTGAAGGGAAGGAGTTTAACAGCGCacaagagatgtggagagaagaaattggagaagaaggagatgaaacGAAGAAGACCCAATGGTACAGAGACGGAGTTTCTTACTGGGAA GGTGTTGAAGCTTCTGTTGATGGAGTATTGGGAGGATACGGGCATGTGAATGATGCTGATATTATAGGAAGTGAGGTCTTTCTCAAGACCCTTTTGCAAGAAAGATTAGTGAATGGAGAAACAAATCAACATCTAGTGGCTCTTG ATTGTGGATCTGGCGTTGGAAGGATCACCAAGAATCTTCTGATACGGTACCTTAACGAG GTTGATCTTGTCGAGCCTGTAGCTCAGTTCCTCGATGCGGCACGTGAAAATCTCGCATCTACGGGCTCAGAAACGCACAAAGCAGCTAACTTTTTCTGTGTACCTCTTCAG GAGTTTACTCCAGCTGATCAGAGGTACGATGTCATATGGGTTCAGTGGTGCATTGGGCATCTCACTGACGatgattttgtttctttctttaacCGAGCAAAG GGATGCCTTAAACCCGGTGGGTTTTTTGTTGTGAAAGAGAATCTCGCTAAGCAAG GATTTGTTTTGGATAAAGAGGATCGTAGCATCACCAGATCGGATCCCTACTTTAAACAGCTCTTTCGTCGATGTGGGTTACATCTCTATCAAACAAAG GATCAGAAGGGTCTTCCGAAAGAGTTATTTGCTGTAAAAATGTATGCTTTAACGGTTGATACACCACCCAAAGTCCACAGAACCAGATCGAAAACTAGCAGCAACAGACCACAAATTATCAAATGA
- the LOC103827901 gene encoding uncharacterized protein LOC103827901 isoform X1 → MPTREDFLRYLQQNPVGDGTPSFVDTFQGFETYFSQPNPANTNFRDIPSTSTPPTAAHIPQMTVDDLLGAPGRESLTVLDPLRRGNATWFKHDNGKISKAILKMMKSDLPGPYPTYKHLPRDAKTRWFRAFAQQFTWEPSITETVKIAYEKKAQKSFSSNLCEWKEKWKLNKDPPEWVSDDNWLGYDLMWKDEKVQAKSSTNSTNRKSERGGFGIAIHNTGAKSYERRKDEMTIDNGGEEPDMLAFLADAHRSRKTGDILDKKVKRIVETVKEKINDQLTQGGSTETNLLTQAHINNLVLKVKLVSLFFFCKSLCFPYIFLILQEIPVIKGHRFGFGTLPDPGQVPSSASFMSNLDQEEQLRIANEKIAIADEKIAMATEKIVTLENDKAAKDKVIQYLQNLASKVVSKFPDLLQEDEDATQE, encoded by the exons ATGCCTACTCGAGAAGATTTTCTGCGTTATCTTCAACAAAATCCAGTTGGTGATGGAACACCAAGTTTTGTTGACACATTTCAGGGATTTGAGACTTACTTCTCTCAACCAAATCCGGCCAATACCAACTTCAGAGACATTCCATCCACTTCGACTCCTCCTACTGCAGCGCACATCCCTCAGATGACAGTAGATGATCTTCTGGGGGCTCCTGGACGAGAGAGCCTCACTGTACTCGACCCACTAAGGCGTGGAAACGCTACTTG gtttaagCATGATAATGGGAAAATTTCGAAAGCTATATTAAAGATGATGAAATCTGACCTACCAGGACCATATCCTACTTATAAACATCTGCCTCGTGATGCAAAAACAAGATGGTTCAGAGCATTTGCG CAACAATTTACTTGGGAACCGAGCATTACTGAAACCGTAAAAATTGCTTACGAGAAAAAGGCACAGAAATCTTTTTCAAGCAATTTGTGTGAATGGAAAGAAAAATGGAAGCTTAACAAAGATCCTCCGGAGTGGGTATCAGATGATAATTGGCTGGGTTACGACTTGATGTGGAAGGATGAAAAAGTCCAAGCAAAGTCTTCCACAAACTCTACCAACCGGAAAAGTGAGCGTGGTGGTTTTGGTATTGCAATACACAACACAGGGGCAAAATCCTATGAAAGGCGCAAAGACGAGATG ACCATTGATAATGGAGGGGAAGAGCCTGATATGCTAGCATTTCTTGCGGATGCACATCGAAGTCGCAAAACTGGTGACATTCTTGACAAAAAAGTGAAGCGGATTGTGGAGACTGTCAAGGAGAAGATAAACGATCAGCTAACTCAAGGTGGATCAACTGAGACAAACCTTCTTACCCAAGCACATATCAACAATCTGGTTTTAAAGGTTAAGTtagttagtttattttttttttgcaaatcttTGTGCTTTCCTTATATATTTCTCATTCTACAGGAAATCCCTGTCATTAAGGGTCACCGTTTTGGGTTTGGAACACTGCCGGACCCGGGACAAGTACCTTCTTCAGCTTCTTTCATGTCAAATTTGGACCAAGAAGAACAACTACGGATTGCAAACGAGAAGATAGCAATAGCTGATGAGAAGATTGCTATGGCAACAGAGAAGATTGTGACACTGGAGAATGACAAAGCTGCGAAAGATAAGGTTATACAGTATTTGCAAAACTTAGCATCTAAGGTTGTCAGCAAATTTCCAGATTTGcttcaagaagatgaagatgcaACTCAAGAATAA
- the LOC103827901 gene encoding uncharacterized protein LOC103827901 isoform X2, with product MPTREDFLRYLQQNPVGDGTPSFVDTFQGFETYFSQPNPANTNFRDIPSTSTPPTAAHIPQMTVDDLLGAPGRESLTVLDPLRRGNATWFKHDNGKISKAILKMMKSDLPGPYPTYKHLPRDAKTRWFRAFAQQFTWEPSITETVKIAYEKKAQKSFSSNLCEWKEKWKLNKDPPEWVSDDNWLGYDLMWKDEKVQAKSSTNSTNRKSERGGFGIAIHNTGAKSYERRKDEMTIDNGGEEPDMLAFLADAHRSRKTGDILDKKVKRIVETVKEKINDQLTQGGSTETNLLTQAHINNLVLKEIPVIKGHRFGFGTLPDPGQVPSSASFMSNLDQEEQLRIANEKIAIADEKIAMATEKIVTLENDKAAKDKVIQYLQNLASKVVSKFPDLLQEDEDATQE from the exons ATGCCTACTCGAGAAGATTTTCTGCGTTATCTTCAACAAAATCCAGTTGGTGATGGAACACCAAGTTTTGTTGACACATTTCAGGGATTTGAGACTTACTTCTCTCAACCAAATCCGGCCAATACCAACTTCAGAGACATTCCATCCACTTCGACTCCTCCTACTGCAGCGCACATCCCTCAGATGACAGTAGATGATCTTCTGGGGGCTCCTGGACGAGAGAGCCTCACTGTACTCGACCCACTAAGGCGTGGAAACGCTACTTG gtttaagCATGATAATGGGAAAATTTCGAAAGCTATATTAAAGATGATGAAATCTGACCTACCAGGACCATATCCTACTTATAAACATCTGCCTCGTGATGCAAAAACAAGATGGTTCAGAGCATTTGCG CAACAATTTACTTGGGAACCGAGCATTACTGAAACCGTAAAAATTGCTTACGAGAAAAAGGCACAGAAATCTTTTTCAAGCAATTTGTGTGAATGGAAAGAAAAATGGAAGCTTAACAAAGATCCTCCGGAGTGGGTATCAGATGATAATTGGCTGGGTTACGACTTGATGTGGAAGGATGAAAAAGTCCAAGCAAAGTCTTCCACAAACTCTACCAACCGGAAAAGTGAGCGTGGTGGTTTTGGTATTGCAATACACAACACAGGGGCAAAATCCTATGAAAGGCGCAAAGACGAGATG ACCATTGATAATGGAGGGGAAGAGCCTGATATGCTAGCATTTCTTGCGGATGCACATCGAAGTCGCAAAACTGGTGACATTCTTGACAAAAAAGTGAAGCGGATTGTGGAGACTGTCAAGGAGAAGATAAACGATCAGCTAACTCAAGGTGGATCAACTGAGACAAACCTTCTTACCCAAGCACATATCAACAATCTGGTTTTAAAG GAAATCCCTGTCATTAAGGGTCACCGTTTTGGGTTTGGAACACTGCCGGACCCGGGACAAGTACCTTCTTCAGCTTCTTTCATGTCAAATTTGGACCAAGAAGAACAACTACGGATTGCAAACGAGAAGATAGCAATAGCTGATGAGAAGATTGCTATGGCAACAGAGAAGATTGTGACACTGGAGAATGACAAAGCTGCGAAAGATAAGGTTATACAGTATTTGCAAAACTTAGCATCTAAGGTTGTCAGCAAATTTCCAGATTTGcttcaagaagatgaagatgcaACTCAAGAATAA